One Silene latifolia isolate original U9 population chromosome 4, ASM4854445v1, whole genome shotgun sequence DNA segment encodes these proteins:
- the LOC141652501 gene encoding uncharacterized protein LOC141652501 — protein MAHHSVMRFLRHIDKHMLKKQELYGRLANGVFNRFQSELSNSDAKDLHKALKRPDLATNVKLGHSINKYSSDDDDDVNDNKNKSELAWLTKAVEPALQFCRWALPTGNGSESKPPPINRSIAEIIASIQKSKIGIQDWSLSDLTIGLYLMYLRQASINPLEDVRGVQISSESVIQDLIYNLELAKGCYRDTAAGLAKQSMLRESNILKFVKNSSVLRPGYYIGIDPRRKLVILGIRGTHTVYDLVTDVVSTSGGDVTYEGYTTHFGTAEAASWFLDHELETIKKCLQKHEGYRLRLVGHSLGAATASLLAIMLRKKSDSELGFDPNMVTAVGIATPPCVSKELAESCCGYVTNVVMQDDIVPRLSVASLSRLRNEIIQTDWKTVLQTEDWKNVVEFVTNAKQVISSVQDVARKVADYANFRSETHDTLRTKKSVVGGDTSPASKQVAVSRNKEGSGLMHEELFVPGAVYYLKRNLETQSTVSNESKGKEYFTLWKRQPGQHFQRILLSSNVISDHKCDSHYYALRDVLKDLPGSSDEGIF, from the exons CAAAGATCTGCACAAGGCCCTAAAGAGACCAGATTTAGCCACAAATGTAAAATTGGGCCATAGCATCAACAAGTACAgttctgatgatgatgatgatgtgaatGATAATAAAAATAAGTCGGAACTCGCTTGGCTTACGAAAGCAGTTGAGCCCGCTCTACAATTTTGTAGGTGGGCTCTGCCTACAG GTAATGGATCTGAAAGTAAGCCTCCACCTATTAATCGTTCAATTGCGGAAATTATCGCGAGTATCCAGAAAAGTAAAATTGGAATACAGGATTGGAGCCTGAGTGATCTCACAATTGGTCTGTACCTTATGTATCTTCGGCAGGCATCCATAAATCCACTTGAAGATGTCAGGGGCGTCCAAATTTCTTCAGAATCTGTG ATACAAGACCTAATATATAATTTGGAATTGGCAAAAGGGTGTTATAGAGACACTGCTGCCGGCCTTGCCAAGCAAAGCATGCTTCGAGAAAGTAATATCTTAAAATTCGTCAAGAACTCCAGTGTGCTGAGACCTGGGTATTACATTGGTATTGATCCTCGAAGAAAACTTGTGATTCTTGGTATCCGTGGGACTCATACAGTATATGACCTTGTAACTGATGTTGTCTCAACAAGTGGTGGAGATGTCACCTATGAAGGCTACACGACCCACTTTGGTACCGCAGAAGCTGCTAGCTGGTTTCTGGATCATGAGCTGGAAACTATAAAGAAATGCTTGCAAAAACACGAG GGTTATAGGTTACGGTTGGTGGGGCATTCTCTTGGAGCCGCTACTGCCTCTTTATTAGCAATAATGCTTCGCAAAAAATCAGACAGTGAGCTGGGATTTGACCCGAATATGGTAACTGCTGTTGGAATTGCAACCCCTCCTTGTGTGTCTAAAGAACTCGCTGAAAGCTGCTGCGGCTATGTCACAAATGTTGTGATGCAG GATGATATAGTTCCTCGCTTAAGTGTTGCTTCTTTGTCAAGACTGAGGAATGAAATTATTCAGACGGACTG GAAGACTGTTTTACAGACCGAGGACTGGAAAAATGTTGTTGAATTCGTCACAAATGCAAAGCAAGTAATTTCCTCTGTACAAGATGTAGCTCGGAAAGTTGCCGACTATGCGAACTTCAGAAGCGAGACACACG ATACGTTGAGGACTAAGAAGTCTGTTGTTGGAGGAGATACTTCCCCAGCCTCAAAGCAGGTTGCTGTTTCTAGGAATAAAGAAGGCAGTGGTTTGATGCATGAAGAGTTATTCGTACCAGGTGCCGTATATTACCTAAAGAGAAATCTTGAAACGCAATCCACCGTTAGTAATGAGAGTAAAGGCAAGGAGTATTTTACTCTCTGGAAGAGGCAACCCGGGCAACACTTTCAAAGGATTTTACTCTCGAGCAATGTTATATCAGATCACAAATGCGATAGCCACTATTATGCTCTTCGAGATGTTCTAAAAGACCTACCTGGGTCCAGTGATGAAGGTATTTTTTGA